One window of Candidatus Nitrospira kreftii genomic DNA carries:
- a CDS encoding hypothetical protein (conserved protein of unknown function) — protein sequence MAHSYTPGLTVTDHTVVHRRRMLPLPGTLMVQVGDRVRSDQVVAQAELPGKVFPVNLANQLSVAPGEIKDYLIKKAGDAVAKDEILAENKPLIQWFKTEIRSPVTGTIESISSVTGQVLLREPPCLLQLRAYVDGAIVETIPQQGVVVETTCSLVQGIFGIGGETSGEIVMAVNAPDEPLTPGHLTPAMKGKVVIGGSFLSAEAMNQAKTVGVAGLVVGGIHDEDLRALLGYDLGVAITGTEQVGFTLILTEGFGTIPMAAKTFKLFSAHAGRKASISGATQIRAGVIRPEIIIPQGDGRAGGAAQPQREGIRRGDPVRIIRDPMFGRIGEVSALPPELIKIPTESEVRVLEVTLSDGSRVVVPRTNIEVIEGA from the coding sequence ATGGCTCATTCCTATACACCCGGTTTAACCGTCACGGACCATACGGTCGTCCATCGTCGGCGCATGTTACCCCTGCCCGGGACGCTGATGGTGCAAGTTGGCGATCGAGTCCGTTCCGATCAGGTGGTGGCTCAGGCAGAATTGCCGGGGAAAGTGTTTCCAGTCAATCTCGCGAATCAGCTGAGTGTCGCCCCGGGCGAGATCAAGGACTATTTGATCAAGAAGGCCGGTGATGCAGTCGCGAAAGATGAGATTCTTGCTGAGAATAAGCCGCTGATTCAATGGTTCAAGACCGAGATTCGATCACCAGTCACAGGGACGATCGAGTCCATATCGAGCGTGACAGGACAAGTACTCTTGCGTGAACCGCCGTGCCTGCTGCAGTTACGGGCCTATGTGGATGGAGCCATTGTCGAAACGATCCCTCAGCAGGGCGTTGTGGTGGAAACGACTTGCAGCCTGGTCCAAGGCATCTTCGGCATCGGTGGGGAGACCTCGGGTGAGATCGTGATGGCGGTGAACGCTCCAGACGAACCGTTGACTCCTGGGCACCTTACTCCTGCCATGAAGGGCAAAGTTGTGATCGGAGGATCCTTTCTTTCAGCCGAGGCGATGAACCAGGCCAAAACGGTCGGTGTGGCCGGCCTGGTTGTGGGCGGGATTCATGATGAAGATCTGCGCGCTTTATTGGGGTATGACCTTGGCGTGGCGATCACAGGGACAGAGCAGGTGGGGTTTACTTTGATCTTGACCGAGGGTTTTGGGACCATTCCAATGGCGGCCAAAACATTCAAGCTGTTCTCAGCTCACGCCGGCCGGAAAGCGTCGATCTCCGGTGCCACTCAGATCCGAGCCGGAGTGATTCGTCCTGAAATCATCATTCCGCAGGGAGATGGACGGGCAGGGGGAGCAGCTCAGCCACAACGCGAGGGCATCCGTCGTGGCGACCCAGTCCGTATCATCCGTGATCCCATGTTTGGGCGCATCGGCGAAGTGTCGGCTCTTCCGCCTGAACTGATCAAGATTCCCACGGAGAGCGAGGTGCGAGTGTTAGAAGTCACGTTGTCCGATGGAAGCCGAGTCGTGGTTCCACGGACGAATATCGAGGTGATTGAAGGGGCGTGA
- a CDS encoding hypothetical protein (conserved protein of unknown function) produces MISHEPAKTAHPLNVIVATDCGSTTTKAILIEKVGDEYRQTYRGEAPTTVEAPFEDVTRGVLNAIAEIEELSGRKILDGDKIITPCRDDKTGVDIYISTSSAGGGLQMMVTGVVQNMTGESAQRAALGAGAIVIDVLAANDGRLPHEKIERIRSMRPDMILMSGGTDGGAVTHVVEMAEYIAAAEPRPRFGVTYKLPLIYAGNKEAQSQVRTILENKSALVVTENIRPVLERENLAPARNKIHDLFLEHVMQQAPGYKKLIDMTGAPIMPTPAAVGLIMETIAKREHLNLIGVDIGGATTDVFSVFDGVFNRTVSANLGMSYSVSNVLAEAGLANIMRWVPFTLDEQTLRNRIKNKMIRPTTIPQTLDELQIEQAIAREALRLALIHHKSLATGLKGVQQERTISDVFEQQTSGKTLIDMLKLDLIVGSGGILSHAPRRIQSMLMMVDAYEPTGCTRLSVDSIFMMPHLGVLSTINEQAATDVFVRDCMIYLGTCVAPIGQGKDGELCVDYELTGPDGKTMNAQLRFGELRLFPLESDAQATIKVQPAKGVNMGAGAGVSVTREVQGGVVGLLLDGRGRPLRLPADQPGRVAALAKWFKAVGLYPTAE; encoded by the coding sequence ATGATTTCTCACGAGCCGGCTAAGACCGCTCATCCTCTCAACGTCATTGTCGCCACTGATTGTGGGAGCACGACAACGAAAGCCATTCTCATCGAAAAGGTCGGCGACGAATATCGACAGACCTATCGGGGTGAAGCGCCGACGACGGTAGAAGCGCCGTTCGAAGACGTGACACGCGGTGTGTTGAATGCCATTGCTGAAATCGAGGAGCTCTCCGGCCGGAAGATTCTTGATGGAGACAAGATCATCACACCCTGCCGAGACGACAAGACGGGAGTCGACATCTATATCTCGACCAGCAGTGCCGGTGGTGGGTTGCAGATGATGGTGACCGGAGTCGTACAGAATATGACGGGGGAGAGCGCGCAGCGGGCCGCGCTGGGGGCCGGTGCCATCGTGATCGATGTGTTGGCTGCGAACGATGGGCGGTTACCACATGAAAAGATCGAACGAATCCGTTCCATGAGGCCGGACATGATTCTGATGTCGGGTGGAACCGATGGTGGGGCGGTCACGCATGTCGTCGAGATGGCGGAATATATCGCCGCGGCGGAACCCCGACCACGGTTTGGGGTGACCTACAAATTGCCGTTGATCTACGCGGGCAATAAGGAAGCCCAGTCGCAAGTGAGAACGATTCTGGAGAACAAGTCGGCGCTGGTCGTCACGGAGAACATTCGACCGGTCCTGGAACGAGAGAATCTGGCGCCGGCGCGGAACAAGATTCATGATCTCTTTCTTGAGCATGTCATGCAGCAGGCGCCTGGGTACAAGAAGCTGATCGACATGACCGGAGCCCCGATCATGCCGACTCCGGCAGCGGTCGGCCTGATTATGGAGACGATCGCCAAGCGGGAACACTTGAATCTGATCGGCGTGGACATCGGAGGCGCGACGACCGACGTATTTTCCGTGTTTGACGGAGTGTTTAACCGAACGGTCAGCGCCAATCTCGGCATGTCCTACAGTGTGTCCAATGTGCTGGCTGAAGCAGGATTGGCCAACATCATGCGCTGGGTTCCGTTTACGCTCGACGAGCAGACCCTGCGCAACCGGATTAAGAACAAAATGATCCGGCCCACGACGATTCCGCAAACACTGGATGAACTCCAAATCGAGCAGGCGATTGCACGCGAAGCCCTGCGGCTGGCCTTGATCCATCACAAGTCGCTGGCGACGGGACTCAAAGGGGTACAGCAAGAGCGGACGATTTCAGATGTGTTCGAACAACAGACCTCCGGCAAGACGTTGATCGATATGTTGAAGCTGGATCTGATCGTCGGAAGCGGCGGCATCCTCTCGCACGCGCCGCGCCGGATCCAATCGATGCTCATGATGGTCGATGCCTATGAGCCGACGGGCTGTACGAGGTTGTCGGTCGACAGCATTTTTATGATGCCACACCTCGGAGTGCTGTCCACGATCAATGAACAGGCTGCGACGGATGTCTTTGTGCGAGATTGCATGATCTATCTCGGGACCTGCGTGGCGCCGATCGGACAGGGAAAAGACGGAGAGCTCTGCGTAGACTATGAACTGACGGGGCCCGATGGGAAGACGATGAACGCGCAACTGCGATTCGGCGAGCTGCGGCTATTTCCGTTGGAATCAGACGCACAAGCCACGATCAAGGTTCAGCCTGCCAAAGGGGTCAATATGGGAGCGGGGGCCGGTGTCTCTGTGACGCGAGAAGTCCAGGGCGGAGTGGTCGGACTTTTGCTCGATGGCCGTGGGCGACCGCTCCGACTTCCAGCTGATCAACCAGGACGTGTCGCGGCATTGGCGAAATGGTTCAAGGCAGTCGGACTGTATCCGACAGCGGAGTAG
- a CDS encoding hypothetical protein (conserved protein of unknown function) — translation MRPLFKGSAAEKLAKVRAGLRHAFAVQPEDQSLSIEDVQLLERIAETIVKRGMAAPATIFLESMGPMNFLGSQALHFMTPIIDCACNVKEVEQVARLLERRDTVTRLIAIIEAKSAPKGATAQ, via the coding sequence ATGCGACCACTCTTCAAGGGAAGTGCAGCGGAAAAACTGGCCAAAGTTCGAGCCGGACTACGCCATGCCTTTGCTGTTCAGCCAGAGGATCAGTCTCTCTCCATCGAGGATGTCCAATTGCTGGAGCGGATCGCCGAGACGATCGTCAAGCGCGGTATGGCGGCGCCGGCGACGATATTTTTGGAGTCCATGGGGCCGATGAACTTTCTGGGCAGTCAGGCCCTGCATTTCATGACGCCGATCATCGATTGCGCGTGCAACGTCAAAGAAGTCGAGCAAGTTGCCCGCTTGCTTGAGCGCCGGGATACCGTCACTCGCCTTATTGCCATCATTGAAGCCAAGTCTGCTCCAAAGGGAGCAACGGCTCAATGA
- a CDS encoding hypothetical protein (conserved protein of unknown function), which produces MKPFRWNHEKNERLKAERNVSFEEIVLAIETDGLLDIVVHSNLGKYPRQRMFVVAVEHYAYLVPFVEESDHYFLKTVIPNRKATRDYLKGGV; this is translated from the coding sequence ATGAAGCCGTTTCGTTGGAACCACGAGAAGAATGAGCGGCTGAAAGCTGAGCGAAATGTTTCTTTCGAGGAAATCGTGCTTGCCATTGAAACCGATGGATTGCTCGATATTGTGGTGCACTCCAACCTCGGCAAATACCCTCGTCAACGAATGTTTGTCGTCGCGGTCGAGCACTATGCCTACTTGGTTCCGTTCGTGGAAGAATCTGACCACTACTTCCTGAAAACGGTCATTCCGAACAGGAAGGCGACCCGTGACTACTTGAAAGGTGGTGTGTAA
- a CDS encoding hypothetical protein (conserved protein of unknown function), with product MRKHQPSYEEQIVKDYEKGRFKSVAPSKAELKRFKEAARATFIKNRRVNVRLSSPDLMDIQTRAAEEGVPYQTLIASVLHKFVTGRFTEKSSRLTTRSSGRAKRRRAA from the coding sequence ATGAGAAAACATCAACCATCGTATGAAGAACAAATTGTCAAAGACTATGAAAAAGGCCGCTTCAAGTCCGTTGCTCCCTCAAAAGCCGAACTCAAGCGCTTTAAAGAAGCGGCCCGGGCGACGTTCATCAAAAACCGGAGAGTCAATGTGAGATTGTCCTCGCCCGATTTGATGGATATCCAGACCCGTGCTGCCGAAGAAGGGGTGCCGTACCAGACGCTCATTGCCAGTGTGTTGCATAAGTTCGTGACAGGTCGATTCACGGAAAAATCATCGCGTCTCACAACGCGGTCGAGCGGGCGCGCCAAACGACGTCGTGCTGCCTAA
- a CDS encoding hypothetical protein (conserved protein of unknown function), which yields MAMGLITPKIVAKKLSVHLHHKLSLDNLVAWAESAMMEGEFDPAYLPTIRDVVARIGVTDVRAFGLTWEDCEQLLSQLVYSAQVSIVTR from the coding sequence ATGGCCATGGGACTTATCACACCTAAGATCGTTGCTAAAAAGCTTTCCGTCCATCTGCACCATAAATTGTCGCTGGACAACCTGGTGGCCTGGGCAGAATCGGCAATGATGGAGGGCGAATTCGATCCAGCCTATCTTCCAACCATTCGTGACGTTGTGGCAAGGATCGGTGTCACCGACGTACGCGCTTTCGGTCTCACCTGGGAGGATTGCGAGCAGCTCCTTTCCCAGCTTGTCTATTCCGCACAAGTCAGCATCGTCACCCGATAG
- a CDS encoding hypothetical protein (conserved protein of unknown function), with protein MMRRVWNLPVVLGTITIALGGMLYEGSTSPAAAEGLFDDVNIGLFSIGGRATYVDPKDGDANWFGGGQLRIHPFHFMAIEGSVDYRKTDLNSTNVRTFPVQGSVLLYPFGTKRLSPFILGGAGWYFTHVEGPGDFDKTQHRFGAHVGGGLQLFLTEYLSLDSTYRHIWLENVESKDVSLRDKQFQENGHMVTFGVNLHF; from the coding sequence ATGATGAGGCGTGTGTGGAACCTACCGGTAGTCCTGGGGACTATAACCATTGCTTTGGGCGGAATGCTCTATGAAGGGAGTACCAGCCCGGCGGCGGCGGAAGGACTCTTCGATGACGTAAATATTGGGCTGTTCTCCATCGGCGGTCGGGCGACTTATGTGGATCCCAAGGATGGAGACGCGAACTGGTTTGGCGGCGGTCAACTTCGTATCCACCCGTTCCACTTTATGGCCATTGAAGGCTCCGTCGACTATCGCAAAACAGACCTCAATTCCACCAACGTCCGAACCTTTCCGGTTCAAGGGTCTGTGTTGCTCTATCCATTCGGCACAAAACGGCTCTCTCCTTTTATTCTCGGCGGAGCCGGCTGGTACTTTACCCATGTCGAAGGCCCCGGCGACTTCGACAAGACGCAACATCGGTTTGGCGCGCATGTCGGGGGAGGCCTGCAGCTCTTTCTCACGGAATATCTCTCGCTCGACAGTACCTATCGTCATATCTGGCTAGAGAATGTTGAGTCGAAGGATGTCTCTCTGCGTGATAAACAATTCCAGGAGAACGGGCACATGGTGACCTTTGGCGTAAACTTGCATTTTTAG
- a CDS encoding hypothetical protein (conserved protein of unknown function), with protein sequence MTLAQEVREAGEKVISAIEATLSTTLNDVLGRYVGWPLKVRSGYLVDRDKNRSDIFASVIYAAAVGEAEDSLEIQADNAAVVIDACESLNQERFIDACSRIATAKRLKKCLPPRLDGDLPVQTTTLGIVFAIRSTVAMDQLAQELVKLNTATPSSEWPDMLVVATSGTINYFVQFPGELPSGDLLLPAARTLSYTPPMYIVVAMMPTGSYTFNRLLGLLLGQLFLFSPGVHLPDRTQVIENVPRQVIVVSGFQYNLKGELVPVPRERYNDRYWGPLPVQIEDRNGKHLCTLRFLPWQDGASILSHGELPLEQILRFLIGVDMQHAGIIKREDSEISYVLPMTEADFSGMLRRISSQANMVVRVEQPKWTIQKVSDEGTQTPFIARLFLGVVRLRDLIALNPDQRDTFDSLYDVVLTSLRSARKSAEEVARLWQEHSRKVSSGEVARVERHTIRIDESIDDALGKEVVSFVTAAGRTLKEGMQRFIAVHMDIGFLFQKQAGFETGLLTLDQKHASLADYLRQTRAWSEPLQERRNAIEHNGWTLPRTTYARQGNKIEALSPSISGQPVTEFVPFMLDRVSCFVEELTAYCIQRQLPDLMTLTEIPLADRAEEAPVRFQVTVANGGLPPWRINYHHDKFEDV encoded by the coding sequence ATGACGCTCGCTCAAGAAGTGCGCGAGGCTGGTGAGAAAGTCATTTCTGCCATTGAAGCCACGCTATCTACCACTCTCAACGACGTCCTTGGTCGATACGTCGGCTGGCCACTAAAAGTCCGTTCGGGATATTTGGTTGACCGAGACAAAAACAGGTCAGACATTTTTGCATCGGTGATCTATGCCGCCGCAGTAGGCGAAGCCGAAGATTCGCTAGAGATTCAGGCAGACAACGCCGCAGTGGTGATTGATGCCTGTGAAAGCCTGAATCAAGAGAGGTTTATCGATGCTTGTTCGCGTATTGCAACGGCAAAACGGCTGAAAAAATGTCTACCACCTCGATTGGATGGTGATTTGCCGGTCCAAACTACAACGTTAGGAATTGTGTTTGCCATCCGCTCCACAGTTGCCATGGATCAACTTGCACAAGAGCTTGTCAAACTGAACACCGCTACACCAAGTTCGGAATGGCCGGATATGCTTGTTGTAGCTACATCAGGAACGATCAATTATTTCGTACAATTCCCTGGCGAACTCCCAAGTGGTGATTTACTGCTCCCCGCAGCCCGCACACTGTCGTATACACCACCTATGTATATCGTGGTTGCTATGATGCCGACGGGATCCTACACGTTCAATCGCCTCTTGGGGCTCTTGCTGGGGCAACTCTTTTTATTCTCTCCAGGAGTACACCTTCCGGATCGCACACAGGTCATTGAAAATGTACCAAGACAAGTCATTGTTGTATCTGGTTTTCAGTATAACTTGAAAGGTGAGCTGGTGCCGGTACCACGTGAGCGCTATAACGACCGCTATTGGGGGCCCCTACCCGTACAGATTGAAGACAGGAATGGAAAACACCTGTGCACTTTACGTTTTTTACCATGGCAGGATGGCGCATCAATTCTGTCTCACGGCGAGTTACCGTTAGAGCAAATTTTGCGTTTCCTAATTGGCGTGGATATGCAGCACGCTGGCATCATTAAGCGTGAGGATTCAGAAATCAGCTATGTCCTCCCGATGACCGAAGCTGACTTCTCAGGGATGTTAAGGAGGATTAGTAGCCAAGCCAATATGGTGGTGCGGGTCGAACAGCCAAAATGGACTATCCAAAAGGTGTCCGATGAAGGGACACAGACCCCGTTCATCGCTCGTCTGTTTCTCGGCGTCGTAAGATTGCGCGATCTCATCGCCTTGAACCCGGATCAGAGAGATACGTTTGATTCCTTATACGATGTGGTACTCACGTCACTTCGGTCCGCCCGGAAATCAGCGGAGGAGGTCGCTCGTCTCTGGCAAGAACACTCAAGAAAGGTGTCCTCTGGCGAAGTGGCACGGGTTGAAAGGCATACCATACGCATAGATGAAAGTATTGACGACGCACTTGGGAAAGAAGTGGTCAGTTTTGTCACTGCCGCGGGTCGTACCCTTAAGGAAGGGATGCAGAGATTTATCGCTGTGCATATGGATATCGGGTTCCTTTTTCAAAAACAAGCAGGATTTGAAACAGGCCTTTTGACTCTTGACCAAAAGCATGCCTCATTGGCCGACTATCTTCGCCAAACCAGGGCATGGTCAGAGCCCTTGCAGGAGCGCCGCAATGCCATTGAGCACAACGGATGGACTTTGCCCCGGACAACATATGCGCGCCAGGGCAATAAGATCGAAGCTTTATCTCCATCGATCTCAGGACAACCCGTCACTGAGTTTGTTCCTTTCATGCTCGACCGGGTGTCGTGCTTTGTAGAAGAGTTAACAGCTTACTGCATTCAACGGCAGCTCCCTGACTTGATGACCTTAACTGAGATTCCACTGGCAGATCGAGCAGAAGAAGCCCCAGTGCGGTTTCAGGTCACTGTGGCAAATGGCGGTTTGCCTCCGTGGCGCATTAACTATCATCACGATAAGTTCGAAGATGTGTAG
- a CDS encoding Glycerol-3-phosphate acyltransferase, giving the protein MEHLGLIIGLVVGGYLLGAIPFGVVISKAMGLPDPRTVGSKNVGFTNVLRVSGKTPGILTLVGDMGKGWVMGFAATQLLQDEWAILAVALAPFLGHLFSPFLGFKGGKGVATALGSVLGVAPIIGLLLLLAWIGAVALWRYSSGGALTAFGLFPVIAALVRPSVAFISFAVLVTGLIVIKHKGNIERLWKGTESKMGQGRSG; this is encoded by the coding sequence ATGGAGCATCTCGGACTGATCATTGGGCTTGTGGTGGGTGGATATCTGCTGGGCGCAATCCCCTTTGGGGTGGTCATCTCAAAGGCGATGGGCCTGCCGGATCCCCGCACGGTCGGGAGCAAAAATGTCGGGTTTACAAATGTGCTGCGTGTCTCGGGCAAGACGCCTGGCATCCTGACCTTGGTCGGCGATATGGGCAAGGGATGGGTGATGGGCTTCGCGGCGACGCAGCTGCTACAAGACGAATGGGCGATTCTGGCCGTCGCGCTCGCTCCATTTTTGGGCCACCTCTTTTCGCCGTTTCTGGGATTCAAAGGTGGGAAGGGGGTTGCGACCGCGCTTGGATCTGTCCTTGGAGTGGCACCGATAATAGGCCTATTGCTCCTGCTGGCCTGGATCGGAGCCGTCGCCCTCTGGCGCTATTCCTCCGGCGGCGCACTGACCGCGTTCGGATTGTTTCCCGTCATCGCTGCGTTGGTTCGTCCGAGCGTTGCCTTCATATCGTTTGCTGTACTAGTGACTGGTCTTATTGTGATTAAGCACAAGGGAAATATTGAGCGGTTGTGGAAGGGGACGGAGAGTAAGATGGGGCAAGGTCGGTCCGGTTGA
- a CDS encoding hypothetical protein (conserved exported protein of unknown function) — MIANPHLLIASSLLLLLQLTIAACTENSTSPSLDAFVYPSDGIRCPAGSRAGAAGAIDGKVSADGIRYMVRTPSNYDPTFAHPLLMVYAPAGLSRWESERLTSITTSATGAGFVVVYTDHKSLNISTIEQLGTIPDLVAKEWCIDEHRVSVTGHSDGGTASLMLAVIEKTKTVPATIAPSAAGVTGKDLEAYQCPAPIPVMIMHSKNDKLFPGWGAKTSAWWAGCNQCDVTKTKPLEGGCRAYQGCASGGATLYCEGTGSHRDWPNLNRVMLDFFVHPEKFQ, encoded by the coding sequence GTGATAGCGAATCCGCACCTCCTCATTGCGTCCTCTCTTTTGTTGTTGCTCCAACTCACCATCGCTGCGTGCACAGAGAACTCAACTTCTCCGTCGCTCGATGCCTTTGTCTATCCGAGTGATGGAATACGGTGTCCGGCAGGTTCCCGAGCGGGAGCAGCAGGCGCGATAGACGGAAAAGTCTCGGCTGACGGCATTCGGTATATGGTTCGCACACCGTCCAACTATGACCCGACGTTCGCCCATCCTCTTCTGATGGTCTATGCGCCGGCAGGGCTGAGTCGCTGGGAGTCCGAGCGTCTCACGAGTATCACGACCTCAGCGACCGGCGCGGGGTTTGTCGTGGTCTATACCGATCACAAGTCATTGAATATTTCAACCATTGAACAGCTTGGAACGATTCCTGACCTGGTTGCAAAGGAGTGGTGCATCGATGAGCACAGAGTGTCTGTCACCGGCCATTCAGATGGAGGCACCGCGTCCTTGATGCTGGCCGTGATTGAGAAGACGAAAACCGTGCCTGCCACGATTGCACCGAGTGCGGCCGGGGTGACCGGCAAAGATCTTGAGGCCTATCAATGCCCCGCTCCAATCCCGGTCATGATCATGCATAGCAAGAACGACAAGTTGTTTCCTGGCTGGGGAGCCAAAACGTCAGCCTGGTGGGCGGGCTGTAATCAGTGTGATGTGACGAAGACGAAACCACTGGAGGGAGGCTGTCGCGCGTATCAAGGCTGTGCCTCAGGCGGGGCGACGCTCTATTGTGAAGGAACCGGCAGCCATCGTGACTGGCCTAATCTGAATCGTGTGATGCTCGACTTCTTTGTGCATCCGGAAAAGTTCCAATGA
- a CDS encoding CDP-diacylglycerol--glycerol-3-phosphate 3-phosphatidyltransferase → MNRVLEVWRDIGAESLNVPNVLTLARILLIPVFIILFVNPTPDQSLAAAIIFAVAAVTDMLDGYIARRTGQVTKLGKLLDPIADKLLVLSALILLMNVERVSALVVLLIVARELAVTGIRAIAAGEGMIIAAETTGKYKMALQVVAIILLILEGTGLAELGNMHLAGMFTLYLSLVLGYVSGGQYVWSFWKQVVAKGI, encoded by the coding sequence ATGAATCGTGTCTTGGAAGTGTGGCGAGACATCGGGGCGGAATCGCTCAATGTGCCCAATGTCTTGACGCTCGCCCGCATTCTTTTGATTCCGGTCTTCATCATTCTCTTCGTCAATCCCACGCCGGATCAGTCGCTGGCGGCCGCGATCATTTTCGCCGTCGCGGCGGTCACAGATATGTTGGATGGGTACATCGCCAGGCGAACAGGTCAGGTGACGAAGCTGGGCAAGCTGCTCGATCCCATCGCAGATAAACTGTTGGTTCTGTCCGCCTTGATTCTCCTCATGAATGTGGAGCGAGTCAGCGCACTGGTCGTCCTGTTGATCGTTGCGCGAGAGTTAGCGGTCACGGGCATCCGAGCCATTGCGGCAGGGGAGGGGATGATCATTGCGGCGGAGACGACCGGCAAGTACAAGATGGCTCTACAAGTCGTGGCGATCATCTTGCTGATCCTAGAGGGTACAGGGCTCGCTGAACTCGGGAATATGCACTTAGCAGGCATGTTTACCTTGTACCTCTCGCTCGTGCTGGGCTATGTCTCCGGCGGTCAGTATGTGTGGAGCTTTTGGAAGCAGGTCGTCGCCAAAGGGATTTGA